The stretch of DNA ATACTTAAGCCAAAAACGACGGTCATTCTGTATAAAAATTGATCGCCGAAGGCATGATGAACAGGTGTGGTGGCGTGTCGAATCAAAGTCAATGCTGAGCTACTCGATCACCCGGCGTAGCTAACGTCGGCTGCCGCAAGCACCTTTAAGAACAGTGCTCAACCAAAATGCTGACCTAACCTCGTTTGCTTGAGTAGTTGGCGATGCACCCAATTCGCTTCAGGCATAACAATTCTTGCCATGGCTTCCTGCGTTACTTCAAATCGCATCCTGAGCATCGACCGCAATTGCAACCAAAAGTTGGCGGCAAACGCTGAACGGAGATTACCCAGCTCGCGACATCGAATCGATTCTTAACCAGGGACACTGCAAGACCGAGTGTGATTCGAACGCGGTAACTCTGCCCCGATCTTGGATTCGTAACGATGGGTACGGGCGATCCTTTGTCTGCTTGGTCGGGTCCTCAACCAGGTCTCTGCGCCACCCTAGAACGCAGGCCGATCGGCAAAGTGGCAATCATTATCAAACAACTCATGCAAGCGTAGCGACTACTACCCCCACTTCAGAGCGGACGACTAGCAAAAAAAAGTTACTGAATCATCTACTCGAAACCGCCTAAAACCACTGCCGCGTGCACCGGAGAATGGTTCGACGGAGTGAATACCGACGTGAACAAATCAAAGGACGGCGTTCTCACAGACATGCCACGTCACCAATGTCGTCGATCTCGTCCTTAAGGTTTGTTCGCAAAAACCGCCCAAGAACACTTCGCAAACACGAAGGCATTTAACACCTTGCGACACCACATAATTCTTTAGAAAAACACACAGAAAGAATGAGACTTAATGGACTCGTCATCGTTACAGTCCTAATATGCGGTCAAACGCAGCCCCATGTTTTACCCACATGTTTCAGTCTAAGAGAATGGGAAGATCTTTTATGAGCAAGTTGTTAAGAGCTATTGGTTCGACAATCCTTGGGTGTGTTATCACCAGCAGCGCATCGGGTGCTGTGATTACTGACGTCTCGGCAAGCACGGTGGCAGCAATCAACAACTGGCAATTCGAACCTGATGGCACAACTTTGTCATCAACTGCAACAGGTGGCCTGGTAACGACGGGTAGTTATGCAAATCCGCTCACACTTGCTGGAATTTTTACCATCGACGACTCCGCCGACACGGGTGCGATGTTCACAGCCGACCTAATTCTCAGCGGTGTTGATAACAATGGTGCCAACAATATCTACGCACAGTCCGATGGTCACATCGTTTTCGATGTGGACCAACCGGTACGCCAAGAATCGTTAACCTTGACGGTTGGAAACTTCCAACAAATCTCTGGTTTGGAGCCGGCCGTTATTACTTTCGATGGTTTCAGCGAGCTTGTTCTTGTTTCGTACGTTCCAAACGCGACTGAGTCCGCCACATTTAACGGAATTGCAATGACTAGCGCCGCTACCAACGCGGTTTCTCCTCTAGCTCCCAATGGCTCCACGTTGCTCGACACGAGTCCTAATGGCACTGCCATCTTTTACTTCGATGGGGTTAGGGGGCAATTTACGGTTGCAACAGCAGTTCCCGAGCCATCATCGTTCGCAATGGTCGGTATTGGTGGTCTGTGCGTCATTTGGCATCGACGAAGACGCAATTCAGCTAAGTCGCAAGTAGTCTGATCACCGACTGCTATTGATCTTAGAAAGAGCCCATCCGTGACCTCGCGGATCATTGGCTATGCATCGTGAGTGGAAACCAGTCGTAGGCCTGTAGTTTCTTGGTGCATAGCAAAGACCAATTTATATGCTTGCTTTATCCGCGGCTGCTATTGCGCCGAACGCGACGGTCTGCATGCATGTAAATAACACTGGCATTTGATTTCACAAAGACTTGATAAACAGCGACATCGCCGAGCCGATATTAGCGCCCGTCGATGCCCTAAGACTTTGAATAATTGACGGCTAGAAAACACGATGCGAGTCATTAGGCAAGAAAGAATTGCCTCGCATCACTGAATTAATTCGTAGCACAGAACTTACCGCTGGTTCCCACCCGAACTCCCCGCCCCGAACACTTGGCACCTTAAGCCTTATACCAGCTACAGTCACAACATCTATTAAGACTCCATTTACTAAGAATGAAGTGATGGCGTTGAAAATAGTAAGTACTTGAATAACCGCATGGCATACCCGTTCGTCGCATTTGTTAATGCAAGTGTGACTAGCCGGAAAGTTACCAGTCCATCAAGTATCTAAACATTTGCAGCGCGCATTAATTGTTTAAGCCGCATGTCTATTTCATCGTGAATTGACACGCGATTCTACCGTCGTTTTCCCGTTCGAATTGCGTGCACCGACGCATGCATTTTTTCATACTTTCTTGCTAGGTTAGGAATCAAATGTACCGTAAACAACGTGGTTTTACGTTAGTTGAGTTATTGGTGGTGATCGCCATCATCGGAGTACTGGTAGGCTTGCTCCTACCAGCGGTCCAAGCTGCTCGCGAAGCTGCACGACGTATGAGTTGCAGCAACAACTTCAAGCAGCTTGGAATTGCAATGCACAATTACCACGCGGCATTTAAAGAACTTCCTATGCAAGGTGTAGGAACGGCCGGTTCCACGCCAACATGGTGGTGGGACCCAACCACTGACTCGAACAACTGGCGTTTGAGTGCATTAGTTGGACTAACTCCGTTCATGGAACAGCAAGGACTATGGGAAGAAATCTCTGGACCTAAGCAAAACTTGGTTCCCCCCATGACCCCTGCCTTCTGGCCTCCGATGGGTCCGTCACCTGACAACATTGACTACGATCCCTGGACGATTGAGATCCCCATGCTTCGTTGTCCATCGGACCCGGGCACCGGACTACCTTCGCTAGGTCGAACCAACTACGGAATGAACGTTGGCGACAGCATGTATCGGTCTATCAATGGTGACCGGCGTATTGTCACAACCTCAAGTGCACCGTCTTGGCCACCGTTGCCTCACGAGGCCAATGTGCTGGAATCCCGTGCAGCCGACCGTGGTGTTTTCAAGTTACACCAATCGACCAAATTCAGAGACGTAACCGACGGACTGTCCAATACGATCGCAATGGGAGAAATGGCGACCGATATTGGCGACCGTGACAACCGGACGATTCTCGTCAACACTGGTAACGTCTTGGAAGACCATCGCGATAACCCCAACTACTGCTACGACGATCCAACTTTGATTGACATCGAACGACCGAGCTTTTGGTCCTCGACAGCCGCAGTGAATGGATCTACCGATGGCCGCGGGTATCGCTGGGCTGATGGAGTACCCTTCATGACCGCGATCCACACGATATTGCCGCCTAACAGCGCGGTTTGCGGGCCTAACAATGCCAGAAACACAGCGAACTGTACCGTATCGAGTCGGCACCAAGGTGGAGCCCACATCTTGATGGGAGATGGCGCCGTTGTTTTCATCAGCGATTCCATTGACTCGGGCAATCGAAACAATCCGATGGTGTGGCGAGGAGGAACTGCAATAGACAAGAACATGCCGGGCTCGAAGAGTCCGTATGGTGTCTGGGGTGCTCTTGGAACCAGCGCATCGGGTGAAGTGATTGAAGAGCAACTTAATCAGTAGCTCTCACGCGACGACATTCGGAACTTGATTCAGACGACACATCGTTCCGATAGAACGTCATCTTTAGCAACTGCCTAGCTCAGCTAGGCAGTTGCATTCTGCTTTCAAAATTCCCATTCACGATCTCGAACGAGAACATTTCATGATGAAATCTGTAACGCTATTGGTTGCCGCTGGCCTGCTTATCATTGCCGTCGGGTGTGCAAAGGAAACCGGCTCAGTTAAGGAGAACGTATCTCAGGATGATATTGCTGCCTACAAGGCCGCGATCAAGGCTGAGCAGGACGCCATGAGAGGCGACATGGCAACGTACGAGAAAGAAACAGAGTGACGCTAGCGTTTGTTCGTGTCGTCGCCGCTTCATGAGGTCGTGTGACATCATTAACATTCCCTACACAACTCTTTTTGTCTCCATCGCATGGGTGCTTGTCGCCTCGGGGTGCAACCGAGGCGAGCAAGCACAATCGAGCGATCAGAAAGCGATCCCTTCGTCCGAACCGGCCAGTGCTGCCAAGGGTGACACTCTCGCTGTAATGAGGCAAGAGATTGCATCGGCGCGCGAAGGCGACGTGAATTGGGACGCTGCATGGATGCTCGCCAAGAAGGTGTTGATTGCGTATCCCGAAGACAAAGATGCGTTGGTCGAGGTCGCTCAAGTTGCCTACCGGGCTGGGCATCAAGACATCGCCAAAGACATCCTTGTTCAAGCGGCAGTCGCGAACAACTTTCTAGACGAATCATTGGTCAACCGCTGCGTGGTCGCCATGATCGACGCTGGTGATATGTTTGAGGCGATCAGCTTTCTTGAACGAGTCGTCGATGCTTACCCCGATCGCGACAAGGTCCGCCGGTTGCTATGTGACCTTTTGATAGGTGCAGAATACCGTGAACGCGGTTTTAGCCACGCCACCAAGTTGATTCGCCAACGGAAGTTTGATTTCACATTGTTGCTTGCGATGGATAACCACCATCGGCGCAAAGAAGAGAACAAGTCGCTCGACGAAATGCTCAAGCGAAACACCGATGACCGTCGAGCGTCTATCGGGCAAGCACGTTCAATGCTGGATCAATCTCGCTTCGCCGAAGCCGGAGTCATTGCGAAACAGATACTTGATCGTCATCCGGACTTCCAACCAGCAATGGATATTTACGGACAAGCCCTCGTCGCGTCCGATCAGCGCGATGAACTGGAACAATGGTGCGTTGATCGGCTAGTTCCCCTTAGTCAGACACAATCATTGTCGTGGTCTGGCTGGATCACGCTGGGCGATTGGTGCCGCCAAAAAAGCGACGTAGCTTTGGCTCGCTTCGCTTATCTCAATGCAGTTGCAAACTCCACTGATAACCCATTGGCTTGGTCCAAACTCGCGGAAGTGTCGGGAGATTCAGAGGACATCCGACACGAGGCAAACTCGCTGCTGAAATTGAGGCAACAATACATTGAATTTTCTAAGGCACAGATTGGCATCGGAGACGTCGACACGTTTTTGAAACTGATACCGGTGATCGAGACACTCACCGAACAGGGACGCTTGTGGCAGGCCGAGGCGTGGGCGGCATTAGCGTTGACCTTGCCTCCGTCTCCATCGGGCATCGACGAAGACGCCGTCGCGTTACGTATGCGAATTCACCAACACCGTGAAAGTATTCTAAGACGCCTGAACCAAAATACTCCGTGGCGATTAGCGTCTGCCAGTCCTGATACCACGATAAGCTCAGATGATTTAGCTTCGTCGCTTGCGGCACTGGCGGCAAAGTCTCAATCGGACACGGCACGCCACGTTGTCTCGGAACGGAACAAATTTCCGTTTCCCGATGCTCCCTTCACCGTGGATTTACGAAACGAAGCGGTTCGTCGAGGTGTCCAATTTTCCGGCAAGACCTATGAAAAGCTTGATCAGCCGGGCATTCCGTTTTATGCGACCTTAGGTTGTGGTGGTGGCGCGATTGACTTTGACCTTGATGGTTGGCCGGATCTTTACTTGGCGACTGCGGGCGGTCGACCGGGAGAACGCCAAGGCGCCCCGAATGCTTTGCTGCGAAACGAAGAAGGCACGTTTCGAGCAGTAACCGTGCCGACACGAACCGGTGATGTTGGTTTTGGACAGGGGATTTGCGTGGGAGACATCAACAGTGATGGATTCGCTGACTTGTTCATT from Rubripirellula amarantea encodes:
- a CDS encoding PEP-CTERM sorting domain-containing protein, encoding MSKLLRAIGSTILGCVITSSASGAVITDVSASTVAAINNWQFEPDGTTLSSTATGGLVTTGSYANPLTLAGIFTIDDSADTGAMFTADLILSGVDNNGANNIYAQSDGHIVFDVDQPVRQESLTLTVGNFQQISGLEPAVITFDGFSELVLVSYVPNATESATFNGIAMTSAATNAVSPLAPNGSTLLDTSPNGTAIFYFDGVRGQFTVATAVPEPSSFAMVGIGGLCVIWHRRRRNSAKSQVV
- a CDS encoding DUF1559 domain-containing protein, producing the protein MYRKQRGFTLVELLVVIAIIGVLVGLLLPAVQAAREAARRMSCSNNFKQLGIAMHNYHAAFKELPMQGVGTAGSTPTWWWDPTTDSNNWRLSALVGLTPFMEQQGLWEEISGPKQNLVPPMTPAFWPPMGPSPDNIDYDPWTIEIPMLRCPSDPGTGLPSLGRTNYGMNVGDSMYRSINGDRRIVTTSSAPSWPPLPHEANVLESRAADRGVFKLHQSTKFRDVTDGLSNTIAMGEMATDIGDRDNRTILVNTGNVLEDHRDNPNYCYDDPTLIDIERPSFWSSTAAVNGSTDGRGYRWADGVPFMTAIHTILPPNSAVCGPNNARNTANCTVSSRHQGGAHILMGDGAVVFISDSIDSGNRNNPMVWRGGTAIDKNMPGSKSPYGVWGALGTSASGEVIEEQLNQ
- a CDS encoding FG-GAP-like repeat-containing protein — protein: MRSCDIINIPYTTLFVSIAWVLVASGCNRGEQAQSSDQKAIPSSEPASAAKGDTLAVMRQEIASAREGDVNWDAAWMLAKKVLIAYPEDKDALVEVAQVAYRAGHQDIAKDILVQAAVANNFLDESLVNRCVVAMIDAGDMFEAISFLERVVDAYPDRDKVRRLLCDLLIGAEYRERGFSHATKLIRQRKFDFTLLLAMDNHHRRKEENKSLDEMLKRNTDDRRASIGQARSMLDQSRFAEAGVIAKQILDRHPDFQPAMDIYGQALVASDQRDELEQWCVDRLVPLSQTQSLSWSGWITLGDWCRQKSDVALARFAYLNAVANSTDNPLAWSKLAEVSGDSEDIRHEANSLLKLRQQYIEFSKAQIGIGDVDTFLKLIPVIETLTEQGRLWQAEAWAALALTLPPSPSGIDEDAVALRMRIHQHRESILRRLNQNTPWRLASASPDTTISSDDLASSLAALAAKSQSDTARHVVSERNKFPFPDAPFTVDLRNEAVRRGVQFSGKTYEKLDQPGIPFYATLGCGGGAIDFDLDGWPDLYLATAGGRPGERQGAPNALLRNEEGTFRAVTVPTRTGDVGFGQGICVGDINSDGFADLFICNYGENRLLINCGDGTFADQTEQWLPSSDWNWSTSAAIADLDRDGLPDLYVTNYCAGTEPIDRRCDAGDRTEFNKFAGQARACSPTVFKGEPDWVFRGRGEGGLERVPAAYGFELDDAGRGLGVLVGELDENRGIDVFVANDMSLNHYWTSPPTSPSTSGITSTDHLKDDARIEKYLWLDASVSLGLAGNSQSTPQGSMGIASADLDRDGDLDFYVTNFMSESNTLHSKEATGGWRDETYGVNLTDVTLPMVGFGTECVDLNADGWREIIVTNGHVDLYSTRSEDAFYAQPLQVFQRISTGKFTNSEFEADGEYTSQHHVGRAMWTMDVNRDGRTDFAVTHQTEPVALLINHTPIENQTINVQLRGTQSGRDAIGASVTLSVGSHSEVQTLTTGSGFQCSNESVLMFVLPQSAEPNDTTLEVSWPSGRLQEFACGSDVRDWLLVEGDSDAFPITDAVR